One Brassica napus cultivar Da-Ae chromosome A1, Da-Ae, whole genome shotgun sequence genomic region harbors:
- the LOC106357893 gene encoding F-box/kelch-repeat protein At4g19330-like, with protein MELPKESILSAPPQPSRTSFSSLPEDIVLSILARISTSHYPKLSSVSKSFHALIPSKDLKHARSRHETRENRVFVCLQSHIHPCNHRWFSLWIKPDDHQTLTHPCNDRWVGFWTDPDQHQTLACCVSEDKTTRNLLVPVPSSYSTYLPKLYEMAGSDIYAIGGGLNPSSSTTVRVCKEIGKWREAPSMMVARKNAFTCSVNGKIYVIGGCESGESECWAEVFDPKTQTWEPLPDPGTRLRFSSIKNLDPHSDRIYLRTNEKNFAYLIEENRWEVVDENIGESECKVENTWYSYADDGLHWWHDTEYCQEWRLVKGLTELDVHFRRGYGMEIVSYGRKLVIFWVGLTEMLDDFPLSLPPSEVFFSEIWCAVVLLERRHDDEIWGQIEWVDLVLRVPWSQTLLRCVELIQ; from the coding sequence ATGGAACTACCAAAGGAGTCAATCCTGTCTGCTCCGCCGCAACCATCTCGGACGTCGTTTTCATCACTACCAGAGGACATCGTTTTGAGTATATTGGCTCGCATATCGACATCGCATTACCCTAAACTCTCTTCTGTCAGCAAGAGCTTCCACGCGCTCATACCCTCGAAGGACCTCAAGCATGCGCGATCCCGCCATGAAACAAGAGAAAATCGTGTTTTTGTCTGCCTACAATCGCACATCCATCCGTGTAACCACAGATGGTTCAGTCTGTGGATAAAACCTGATGATCATCAAACCCTAACGCATCCGTGTAACGATAGATGGGTCGGTTTCTGGACAGACCCTGACCAGCATCAAACCCTAGCATGTTGCGTGAGCGAAGACAAAACTACCAGAAATTTGCTGGTACCAGTTCCGTCTTCTTATTCTACCTACTTACCAAAGCTCTATGAAATGGCTGGTTCAGATATATATGCAATAGGTggcggactaaatccatcgtcCTCTACCACAGTGCGGGTCTGTAAGGAGATAGGTAAATGGCGTGAAGCCCCTAGCATGATGGTTGCTCGTAAGAATGCCTTTACATGCTCCGTCAATGGGAAAATATATGTAATTGGAGGATGTGAATCAGGTGAATCTGAGTGTTGGGCTGAGGTTTTCGACCCAAAAACTCAAACATGGGAACCTTTACCGGATCCTGGCACTAGGCTCCGGTTCTCTTCCATTAAAAATCTCGACCCCCACTCAGATAGAATTTACTTGAGGACCAATGAAAAGAACTTTGCTTACCTTATAGAAGAAAATAGGTGGGAAGTTGTTGATGAAAACATTGGGGAGAGTGAATGTAAGGTAGAGAATACTTGGTACAGTTATGCTGATGATGGCTTACACTGGTGGCATGACACAGAGTATTGTCAAGAATGGAGATTGGTCAAAGGTTTGACGGAGCTTGATGTGCATTTTAGAAGAGGATATGGAATGGAAATAGTTAGTTATGGTAGAAAACTCGTTATCTTTTGGGTTGGTTTGACAGAAATGTTAGATGATTTTCCTCTTAGCCTACCACCATCTGAAGTTTTCTTTTCTGAAATTTGGTGTGCTGTGGTTTTGCTTGAAAGACGTCATGATGATGAAATTTGGGGTCAGATTGAATGGGTTGATCTTGTGCTTAGAGTCCCTTGGTCACAAACACTTTTGCGCTGTGTGGAGCTAATTCAATGA